From the Bacillus tuaregi genome, one window contains:
- a CDS encoding TetR/AcrR family transcriptional regulator: MNQKRKKILETALKLMSTKGYHSTSMQEIAEDAGVSKGALYLHFSSKNELLVEIYRYYYQMIKEKMNLVDDQRRLDSKERLQAQIQIYMEELLSQKEFILMHMNEHVSYSEELEEFLQTAKADAFAWYRESLTSIYGESILPYTIDLTIILKGMIEGYLFTLFSTNASLSTDKLTGFIISRLDDVVEGLLRKKEKPLFDLALINHQAQSLFGESHWREQLCRDFLQLEKIIVEANIDENIQRDCLDSIEFLKEEAKQVAPKKIIFQGLLNNLQAIPETQELSSNILQTITKQLAQ, from the coding sequence ATGAACCAAAAACGGAAAAAGATATTAGAAACAGCCTTGAAGCTGATGTCTACCAAGGGCTACCATTCGACCTCCATGCAGGAGATTGCAGAGGATGCGGGGGTTTCGAAGGGGGCGCTTTATCTTCATTTTTCATCGAAAAATGAACTGCTGGTCGAAATCTATCGCTATTATTATCAGATGATCAAGGAAAAAATGAATCTAGTAGATGATCAAAGGCGGCTTGATTCAAAGGAGCGTCTGCAAGCCCAGATTCAAATCTATATGGAGGAATTGCTGTCGCAAAAGGAATTTATCCTGATGCATATGAATGAGCATGTTAGCTATAGTGAGGAGCTGGAGGAGTTTCTACAGACAGCCAAGGCAGATGCCTTTGCCTGGTATAGAGAAAGCCTAACTAGTATTTACGGTGAGAGCATTCTTCCTTATACAATTGATTTGACGATTATCCTGAAGGGGATGATTGAAGGCTATCTGTTTACGCTATTCAGCACAAATGCTTCCTTATCGACGGACAAGCTGACAGGCTTTATTATTTCTCGCCTCGATGATGTAGTAGAAGGGCTGTTGCGGAAAAAGGAAAAGCCGCTGTTTGATTTAGCACTGATTAACCACCAGGCTCAATCCCTATTTGGCGAGAGTCATTGGCGGGAGCAGCTCTGTCGTGATTTTCTGCAGCTAGAGAAAATCATCGTTGAGGCCAACATAGATGAGAATATTCAAAGAGATTGCTTAGATTCTATCGAATTTTTAAAGGAAGAAGCCAAGCAGGTTGCTCCGAAGAAAATTATTTTTCAAGGCTTATTGAATAATCTTCAAGCTATACCGGAAACACAAGAGCTTTCAAGCAACATTTTACAAACCATTACAAAGCAATTAGCTCAGTAG
- a CDS encoding acyltransferase family protein, whose translation MRKKLELIQFSRALVPFMVMLFHLSGTMMAYFDYNLFGFSYIPISGGVNYFFALSGFMMYYIYHKNFGQTQQLKGLLLNRLIRIYPLYWLLTCLFLLVIFLNSDFSVGHETDMDTLITSFLLVQSPRELEPVLNVAWSLVHTVFFYLVFSLLFLSYVKLSKVIIAIWALLTLAFSFGYLYIDHYLIRFFFNQYNLIFLAGIFCAYAITHFKIKAKLSVFMLILGGLGFPIIWINSIHPLIPISFDMGTGLASALIILGLGSLDMQKDYKIPRIFNYIGNAAFSIYLSHNFALDLLSELFSVLSVYDYLGGWLTSMILLALMLIIGCLVHSFVEKPLVQL comes from the coding sequence ATGAGAAAAAAATTAGAATTGATACAGTTTTCTCGGGCACTCGTTCCCTTTATGGTGATGCTGTTTCATTTATCAGGAACCATGATGGCCTATTTTGACTATAATTTATTTGGATTTTCCTATATTCCCATTTCAGGTGGCGTGAATTACTTTTTTGCATTATCTGGGTTTATGATGTATTACATTTACCATAAAAACTTTGGCCAAACCCAGCAGCTTAAAGGCCTCTTGCTAAATCGGCTTATAAGAATTTATCCACTTTACTGGCTGCTAACCTGCTTGTTTTTATTAGTTATATTCCTTAATTCAGACTTTAGTGTGGGACATGAGACCGATATGGACACTCTCATTACTTCCTTTCTGCTTGTCCAAAGTCCAAGAGAGCTTGAACCAGTCCTCAACGTTGCCTGGTCATTAGTTCATACGGTATTTTTTTATCTCGTTTTTTCCCTATTGTTCTTGTCCTATGTGAAACTATCAAAAGTCATCATAGCCATCTGGGCATTGTTAACACTAGCGTTTTCCTTTGGTTACCTTTATATTGATCACTATTTAATCCGCTTCTTTTTCAATCAATATAATCTAATCTTTCTAGCAGGAATCTTCTGTGCCTATGCTATTACTCATTTTAAAATAAAAGCAAAGCTATCCGTTTTTATGCTCATTCTAGGTGGATTGGGATTTCCCATCATATGGATTAACTCGATTCACCCTTTAATTCCCATCAGCTTTGATATGGGAACAGGTTTAGCTTCGGCGCTCATCATCCTCGGGCTGGGATCACTAGATATGCAAAAGGATTACAAAATTCCAAGAATCTTTAATTATATCGGAAATGCAGCTTTTTCAATCTACTTATCTCATAATTTCGCCCTAGATTTGTTATCAGAGTTATTTAGTGTACTTTCTGTTTACGATTATCTAGGCGGTTGGCTGACGAGCATGATTCTTCTAGCTTTGATGCTGATTATCGGCTGTCTGGTGCATTCATTTGTTGAGAAGCCGCTAGTTCAATTGTAA
- a CDS encoding glycosyl hydrolase family 8: MKKLIFIIISIIFIFIVILFNSLQKKSPISPDNPEAEELPANLDLEEQQQHGDTIFPDHVSVKQRKETVQYAFEAWKEQYVKQLDGNQYYVSYDNDQNTVSEAQGYGMLIMVMSEEQFGIKTKKIFDGMFRYTKDHPSDRNDSFMVWRQYRQEDGSMKDDKSGQFTGSATDGDMDIAYALLLADQLWGSDGTINYRQEAIWIINALMDSVVNPNEWTLKLGDWVKDDDPKYGTATRTSDWMVGHIAVFYEVTGDDRWKKVLDKMIKLTSLIQDHYSSNTGLLPDFIWKQNGEWVPVDSYFLEGEKDPYYSYNACRVPWRLAAGYIFTKDKEVKMQLEKINSWVMEATEGHPSSIKAGYNLDGDALVSFSDISFIAPFAASASIDEENQEWLNRLWDNMTKDLGPHETSKYYSDSIRLLVMLFMERAGEKEQWL; encoded by the coding sequence GTGAAAAAACTTATATTCATAATAATATCCATTATTTTCATTTTCATAGTGATTTTGTTCAACTCTTTACAAAAAAAATCTCCTATTTCACCTGATAACCCGGAGGCCGAAGAGCTTCCTGCCAATCTTGACTTAGAAGAACAACAGCAACACGGAGACACCATCTTTCCGGATCATGTCTCCGTGAAACAGAGAAAAGAAACGGTTCAGTATGCTTTTGAAGCATGGAAGGAACAGTATGTAAAGCAACTAGATGGAAATCAGTATTATGTGTCCTATGATAATGATCAAAATACGGTTTCTGAGGCTCAAGGCTACGGAATGCTAATTATGGTCATGTCGGAGGAGCAGTTTGGCATCAAGACGAAGAAAATTTTTGATGGAATGTTTCGATATACTAAAGATCATCCTTCTGATCGCAACGATTCTTTTATGGTCTGGAGACAGTATCGACAAGAGGATGGTTCAATGAAGGATGACAAAAGTGGACAGTTTACCGGCTCTGCCACGGATGGTGATATGGATATCGCCTATGCACTGCTGCTGGCTGATCAGCTCTGGGGAAGCGATGGGACGATTAACTATCGGCAGGAGGCCATTTGGATCATCAACGCGTTGATGGACTCAGTTGTCAATCCTAATGAGTGGACGTTAAAGCTTGGGGATTGGGTAAAAGACGATGATCCAAAGTATGGAACAGCCACTAGAACATCCGATTGGATGGTTGGCCATATCGCTGTATTTTATGAGGTAACAGGTGATGATCGATGGAAAAAGGTTTTAGATAAGATGATTAAGCTGACTAGCCTGATTCAAGACCATTATAGTTCTAACACAGGATTATTGCCTGATTTTATTTGGAAACAAAATGGGGAATGGGTTCCGGTAGATTCTTATTTTCTTGAAGGGGAAAAGGACCCGTACTATTCATATAATGCCTGTCGAGTACCATGGAGATTAGCCGCTGGCTACATTTTTACAAAGGATAAGGAAGTGAAGATGCAGCTAGAAAAAATCAATTCATGGGTCATGGAAGCCACCGAAGGTCATCCTTCTAGTATTAAGGCTGGCTATAATTTGGACGGAGATGCACTCGTTTCTTTCTCAGATATTTCTTTTATCGCTCCTTTTGCCGCAAGTGCTTCTATAGATGAAGAAAATCAAGAGTGGCTGAATCGTTTATGGGACAATATGACAAAGGATCTTGGTCCGCATGAAACTAGTAAGTACTACAGTGATAGTATTCGGCTTTTGGTTATGCTGTTTATGGAAAGAGCCGGCGAAAAGGAACAATGGTTATAG
- a CDS encoding polysaccharide deacetylase family protein, with protein MKKDEKGPKKFIFFEKTGRRWKYSKLSFSLISLVAIIFLFFIVKGLLDRPNLAELEINNSTIRPINSPVSHLVTLDGTLNPLETISITGQETKPKIFTFYQSENHSNRENQVSLKENIDTIDVLIPDWFYFNKDGNIIDNAEAKIDHLAREHGVQIIPSITLDENSTADDVHNWLSNPQTQDQMIQNLISTMTTKDYQGVHLNFEDVYWEDKDFYNQFVTKLYQSFHQSGLLLTLFVRLGDDTYDTQLLSDVSDHLIVKAFDQHIEQGEPGPLASFQWTQELINQYHGAKEKLVLCLANYGYDWNVTTGEPATPHHFSTLMEMVNRENLQIQWNQDFFTPYVRYMEQEEEHMIWLLDAATFYNQMKIAQTNQISSIGVWNIGSEDPTIWRLFSTNHANPKDLETIPNRAATATEGSGDFLQVTTVESEGKRSFELNNNLIKKEKYIKYPTPYLLKQYGVDEKKVAISFDDGPNPKYTGKILEILKKHDVKAAFFLIGQNAAMYPELTNRIYKEGHEIGSHTFTHTDVMTISEKQLKFELNSTQRVIQGITGHSINMFRPPYLSINDGPNELPSEEVMERILKIQDLGYTVVSSTIDPKDWSGISAEEIVKEVTAKVQNGHTILLHDSGGDRSATIKALPKIIEWLKANDYSIVPASELVGMERSAVMPAVQKTEESMKPFYLYGSSFQAALIKSIKFFLYLLIIVGLFRLTILLFFSLKQKRKSKHRRFNDSYQPFVSVLIAAYNEDKVIGKTIHSIMKSRYPRFELIIVDDGSTDQTASIVETECSKYSNVRLLRKENGGKASALNLGFQNASADIIVTLDADTVIAEDTLTIIVRHFVDPIVGAVAGNVKIGNRKNLLTWWQHIEYVTGFNLEKRAFDELDSITVVPGAIGAWRKSAMMEVHLFEEDTLAEDTDATMKLLRKGYRIKSEVNAIAYTEAPEDLKSFIKQRYRWTFGILQCIWKHREALFAKKNKKLGYIALPNMIFQYVLLATAPVADIILILALTNGHMFVAYFYLAFLIVDTLIAAYAFSLEKEKKKPLFSLFIQRIIYRQFFTYVVWKSVLFAIKGQLLGWNKLQRTGSVLQSEFEENRKKKANYGA; from the coding sequence ATGAAAAAGGATGAGAAAGGACCTAAAAAATTTATATTTTTCGAAAAAACTGGAAGGAGATGGAAGTATTCAAAATTAAGCTTTAGTCTAATTTCCTTGGTAGCGATTATTTTCCTATTTTTCATCGTAAAAGGATTACTTGACAGACCTAACTTAGCTGAACTTGAGATAAATAATAGCACCATTAGACCAATCAATTCTCCGGTTTCTCATCTCGTTACCCTTGATGGAACGTTGAATCCACTTGAGACTATCAGCATAACGGGACAAGAAACAAAACCAAAGATATTTACTTTTTATCAGTCTGAGAATCATTCCAATAGAGAGAATCAGGTTTCCCTTAAGGAAAATATTGATACCATTGACGTACTTATCCCCGATTGGTTTTACTTCAACAAAGATGGTAACATCATTGATAATGCAGAAGCAAAAATTGATCACTTAGCAAGGGAACATGGTGTACAGATTATCCCCTCCATTACTCTTGATGAAAATAGCACGGCCGATGACGTTCATAACTGGCTTTCAAATCCTCAAACACAAGATCAAATGATTCAAAATCTAATAAGTACTATGACAACAAAAGACTACCAGGGCGTCCATTTAAATTTCGAGGATGTATACTGGGAAGATAAAGATTTCTATAATCAGTTTGTGACAAAGCTCTATCAGTCCTTTCATCAATCTGGATTACTGCTAACCTTATTTGTTCGCTTGGGCGATGATACGTATGATACACAGCTACTTTCAGATGTATCCGATCATTTAATTGTTAAAGCTTTTGACCAGCATATCGAACAAGGGGAGCCCGGCCCATTAGCATCCTTTCAATGGACTCAGGAATTGATTAATCAATATCATGGTGCCAAAGAAAAGCTGGTGTTATGTTTAGCTAACTATGGTTATGACTGGAATGTAACTACTGGTGAACCTGCAACCCCCCATCATTTCTCCACTTTGATGGAAATGGTTAATCGGGAGAATCTCCAAATCCAGTGGAATCAGGATTTCTTCACTCCGTACGTTCGTTATATGGAACAAGAGGAAGAACACATGATTTGGTTATTAGACGCAGCAACCTTTTATAATCAAATGAAAATAGCACAAACCAACCAAATCTCTTCCATTGGAGTCTGGAACATTGGTTCAGAAGACCCAACGATCTGGAGATTATTCTCAACAAACCATGCGAATCCAAAAGATTTAGAAACGATTCCAAACCGAGCAGCTACAGCGACGGAAGGGTCCGGAGATTTCTTACAGGTGACGACTGTTGAATCAGAAGGCAAGAGAAGTTTCGAGCTTAACAATAACTTAATAAAAAAGGAAAAATATATAAAATATCCAACTCCCTATTTACTCAAACAATATGGTGTAGATGAGAAAAAGGTCGCCATTTCCTTTGATGATGGGCCGAACCCAAAATATACAGGGAAAATTCTTGAGATCTTAAAGAAGCATGATGTCAAAGCCGCCTTTTTCCTAATTGGCCAAAATGCTGCTATGTATCCTGAGCTTACAAACAGAATCTATAAAGAGGGTCATGAAATTGGCAGTCATACCTTTACACATACAGATGTTATGACCATTTCAGAAAAACAATTGAAGTTTGAGCTAAACTCTACTCAACGAGTCATACAAGGGATTACTGGACATTCCATCAACATGTTTCGTCCACCATATTTATCAATCAATGACGGTCCAAATGAGCTTCCATCGGAGGAAGTGATGGAGCGAATTCTTAAAATTCAAGATTTAGGATACACAGTGGTTAGTTCGACGATAGATCCCAAGGATTGGAGTGGAATATCAGCAGAGGAAATTGTGAAAGAAGTTACCGCCAAAGTGCAGAATGGTCACACGATTCTATTACATGATTCTGGAGGAGATCGGAGTGCAACGATTAAGGCACTGCCAAAAATTATCGAGTGGTTAAAAGCGAATGACTATTCCATTGTACCTGCTAGTGAATTAGTAGGGATGGAACGAAGCGCCGTTATGCCGGCTGTACAAAAAACGGAGGAATCGATGAAGCCATTTTATTTATATGGTTCATCCTTCCAAGCTGCGCTAATTAAATCGATTAAGTTTTTCTTATACCTGTTAATTATTGTCGGGCTGTTCCGTTTGACTATCCTGCTCTTTTTCAGCTTAAAACAAAAACGAAAAAGCAAGCATCGAAGGTTTAATGATTCCTACCAGCCATTTGTTTCCGTTTTGATTGCTGCATACAACGAAGATAAAGTAATCGGGAAAACCATTCATTCCATCATGAAAAGCCGTTATCCAAGATTTGAGCTGATTATTGTGGACGATGGTTCAACAGATCAGACGGCGAGCATAGTGGAAACCGAATGTAGTAAATATTCCAACGTACGTTTGTTACGAAAAGAAAACGGAGGGAAAGCCTCGGCATTAAATCTTGGATTTCAGAACGCTTCTGCTGACATCATTGTTACGTTAGATGCCGATACGGTCATTGCTGAAGACACGCTCACCATCATTGTTAGACATTTTGTCGATCCCATTGTTGGTGCTGTCGCAGGGAATGTAAAAATCGGTAACCGCAAAAATCTGTTAACCTGGTGGCAGCATATTGAATATGTCACAGGGTTTAACCTAGAGAAACGAGCGTTTGATGAGCTAGATAGCATTACAGTTGTGCCGGGGGCGATTGGGGCTTGGAGAAAAAGCGCGATGATGGAGGTTCATTTATTCGAGGAGGATACGTTAGCTGAAGATACAGATGCCACGATGAAGCTATTACGTAAAGGCTACAGGATTAAAAGTGAAGTGAATGCCATTGCCTATACCGAGGCACCGGAGGATCTGAAAAGCTTTATCAAGCAGCGCTATCGCTGGACCTTTGGCATTTTGCAATGCATATGGAAGCACAGGGAAGCCTTATTTGCTAAGAAAAATAAAAAGCTTGGGTATATTGCCCTGCCAAACATGATCTTCCAATATGTCCTACTGGCAACTGCCCCAGTCGCAGACATTATTCTGATCCTTGCCCTTACGAACGGTCATATGTTTGTCGCTTATTTTTACTTGGCATTTTTAATCGTTGATACCCTGATTGCTGCCTATGCGTTTAGTTTAGAAAAAGAAAAGAAAAAACCATTATTCTCACTGTTCATACAGCGGATTATCTACCGCCAGTTCTTTACCTATGTTGTGTGGAAATCAGTTTTGTTTGCCATCAAAGGACAGCTGCTGGGCTGGAATAAATTACAACGAACCGGCAGTGTGCTGCAATCAGAATTTGAAGAAAATCGAAAAAAGAAAGCCAATTATGGTGCGTAA
- a CDS encoding efflux RND transporter periplasmic adaptor subunit — protein sequence MKKRHRNLLVAGGISVALLFSACNADKASVSEEQTVKETPVQVGEITKGSLTVQNDVIAKVTAGTTADIMPKMVGELVQVHVKKGDKVKKGDVLAIIDNSDQKLAVEMEETSARSTQSQYDQALVSKSQAENAVSNAKIAVKQAELNLQKVKDGQKTGIDNTGFALEQAQIGLNDAQTNHDRMKALYDAGAVSMQQFEQAETALKQAKIALEQAKLQGSNATSNTDIELTEQSLEQAKVGLANAEQQLELANIGIEQAQTGLDSTDLRIQQAKDRLDDSKIIATISGEITAVNGDVGQVASSSAPFATIVDVNQIHVEAQLSADQLASFQKDQEIKVEIPSLNETFNATVTYVSNVASSTGFYELEAAVVDHGGKIKPGMIAKVLQETAVGEEALLVPTDAVIEKGNEAFIFTIKDGKAVQTPVKILNAQTELTAIEGKGLSEKTKLVIKGQNTLMDGNKVRIIKEDNK from the coding sequence ATGAAAAAACGCCATCGTAACCTGCTGGTGGCAGGGGGTATTTCAGTGGCTTTGCTTTTTAGTGCCTGTAATGCCGATAAGGCTTCAGTGTCAGAAGAGCAAACAGTAAAGGAAACACCTGTCCAGGTAGGAGAGATTACAAAAGGCAGCTTGACCGTGCAAAATGATGTGATTGCGAAGGTCACTGCGGGAACGACAGCAGATATCATGCCGAAAATGGTTGGTGAGCTAGTACAGGTTCATGTGAAAAAAGGGGACAAGGTCAAGAAGGGCGATGTTCTCGCCATAATCGATAACAGTGACCAGAAGCTGGCCGTTGAAATGGAGGAAACGTCCGCTCGAAGCACACAAAGTCAGTATGACCAAGCGCTTGTTTCCAAATCACAGGCGGAAAATGCCGTTAGTAATGCCAAAATAGCGGTCAAGCAGGCCGAATTAAACCTGCAAAAGGTAAAGGATGGTCAGAAGACGGGGATTGATAATACGGGGTTTGCGCTTGAACAGGCACAGATTGGTTTAAATGATGCCCAGACAAATCATGATCGTATGAAGGCTTTATATGATGCTGGAGCGGTGTCCATGCAGCAATTTGAGCAGGCGGAAACGGCGTTAAAGCAGGCAAAGATTGCGCTTGAGCAGGCAAAGCTGCAGGGCAGTAACGCTACAAGCAATACAGATATTGAATTAACCGAGCAATCACTAGAGCAGGCGAAGGTAGGTCTTGCTAATGCTGAGCAGCAGCTGGAGCTGGCAAACATTGGTATTGAGCAGGCGCAGACGGGACTGGATTCGACTGATTTACGGATTCAACAGGCAAAGGATAGATTAGATGATTCTAAGATTATCGCTACGATATCAGGTGAAATTACAGCTGTTAACGGGGATGTCGGACAGGTTGCGAGCTCGAGTGCTCCGTTTGCAACGATTGTGGATGTAAATCAGATTCATGTCGAGGCGCAATTAAGTGCGGACCAGCTTGCTTCTTTTCAAAAGGACCAGGAAATAAAGGTGGAAATTCCATCCTTGAATGAAACCTTTAACGCTACGGTCACTTATGTTTCTAACGTTGCCAGCAGCACGGGCTTTTATGAGCTTGAAGCGGCAGTCGTAGACCATGGCGGCAAAATCAAGCCGGGAATGATCGCTAAGGTACTTCAGGAAACAGCCGTTGGCGAGGAAGCCTTGTTGGTTCCAACAGATGCTGTGATTGAAAAAGGAAACGAGGCGTTTATTTTTACGATAAAGGATGGAAAAGCGGTGCAAACGCCGGTCAAAATCCTGAACGCCCAAACAGAGTTAACCGCCATTGAAGGGAAGGGCCTTTCTGAAAAAACAAAGCTTGTCATTAAAGGACAAAATACGTTAATGGATGGCAACAAAGTAAGGATCATCAAGGAGGATAATAAGTGA
- a CDS encoding S-layer homology domain-containing protein, giving the protein MKRYKSIFLLPILFLLGLSLTAPKIEAAEQSFTDYQTGNFGYESVSQLVSEGIIQGYKDNSFQPSRAVNRMETAIMFKRALPIEAVISGSGFKDVPDTSEFAQATAAVKTAGIFKGSTNGTFGSNDLLTREQMASVIVRAFGFQPNSAVAVPLNDLDQVSAAHLHDVKVLYQNGITEGKKNGSFDPKGTVTRAEFSVFLDRALKNIPGLMGNLQAKVTNTALKTSGGIVNGHVASNNRGIQIIYNLTTQNKENTFTEGTITVSEAVTLKITQAPSYVKLVLNEGDFTQQLTQGVNKLSFADKLNGIKLGTISSLVDNFSLQGIISDSKGNSKPVTIHFIVKLY; this is encoded by the coding sequence ATGAAACGATACAAATCTATTTTCCTACTCCCGATATTATTTTTGTTGGGATTGTCATTAACAGCTCCAAAGATTGAGGCAGCTGAGCAGTCATTTACCGATTATCAAACAGGAAATTTTGGCTATGAGTCGGTTTCGCAATTAGTATCAGAGGGAATTATTCAAGGTTATAAGGATAATAGCTTCCAGCCTAGCCGGGCTGTGAATCGGATGGAAACGGCAATCATGTTTAAACGGGCATTGCCGATAGAAGCCGTGATAAGTGGGTCGGGATTCAAGGATGTACCGGATACCTCCGAGTTTGCCCAGGCGACGGCTGCAGTGAAAACAGCAGGAATCTTTAAGGGTTCAACGAATGGAACATTTGGTTCAAATGACCTTTTAACAAGAGAACAAATGGCTTCCGTTATTGTCAGAGCATTTGGTTTCCAACCAAACTCAGCTGTCGCTGTTCCGTTAAATGATTTAGATCAAGTGTCTGCAGCACATCTTCATGATGTAAAGGTGTTATATCAAAACGGCATTACAGAGGGAAAGAAGAATGGCTCCTTTGATCCAAAGGGTACTGTGACAAGGGCAGAGTTCTCCGTATTTCTTGACCGAGCCTTGAAAAATATCCCAGGATTGATGGGGAATCTTCAGGCGAAGGTAACCAATACTGCCCTTAAAACTAGCGGTGGCATAGTCAATGGTCATGTAGCCTCTAATAATAGAGGCATTCAAATAATCTATAATTTAACAACACAAAATAAGGAAAATACCTTCACAGAAGGAACGATTACTGTTTCCGAGGCTGTTACATTAAAAATTACTCAGGCCCCTAGCTATGTGAAGCTTGTATTAAACGAAGGTGATTTTACACAGCAATTGACACAAGGAGTCAATAAGCTTTCCTTTGCTGACAAACTAAACGGAATTAAGCTTGGTACTATTTCCTCCTTAGTCGATAATTTTTCATTACAAGGGATTATTAGTGATAGTAAAGGAAACAGTAAGCCGGTTACGATTCATTTCATCGTAAAGCTGTATTAG